Proteins encoded in a region of the Marinomonas maritima genome:
- the codB gene encoding cytosine permease yields the protein MTQSDYPLIEVPKSKRRGLLPMAFILLGFTFFTATMWAGGTLGTAFSFFELLLVILVGNLLLGTYASCLAFIAYKSGLNSVLMGRFCFGEVGSKLSDFILGFTQIGWYAWGTATLAIVLVKVTGTPDAWQTPLMILFGMAFCITAMIGFRGMDILSRVAVPAMLIFILISLYTGLVDVGGVSVLFGIEPTQSLSFTAAITIVIGTFVSGATQATNWSRFAKSGKIAIWATMAAFFIGNGLMVLTGALGTLIYQQADIVDVMLAQGFVVLAVLMLFLNIWTTQDNTIYNFAVAGCNLLRTDKRRTITVIGAAIGTIMAVFGMYNFLIPFLMLLGTFIPPIGGVIMADFWLRHKGQYPLLENAQLPDFNWIGLGSYAIASAAAYASPVMPPIVGVLMAMVSYGILSFLVFRKTAKALDAQ from the coding sequence ATGACGCAATCAGATTATCCATTAATTGAAGTACCCAAAAGTAAACGCCGAGGTTTATTACCAATGGCGTTTATTCTGCTTGGATTTACCTTCTTTACCGCTACCATGTGGGCTGGCGGAACATTAGGCACGGCTTTTTCTTTTTTTGAATTGCTCTTAGTTATTTTGGTTGGCAACTTGCTACTCGGCACTTATGCTTCTTGTTTGGCTTTTATCGCTTATAAAAGTGGTCTAAACAGCGTACTCATGGGACGTTTTTGCTTCGGTGAAGTGGGTAGCAAACTGTCAGACTTTATTCTTGGTTTCACTCAAATTGGCTGGTATGCGTGGGGAACGGCGACACTTGCCATTGTTTTGGTCAAGGTCACAGGTACTCCAGACGCTTGGCAAACGCCCTTAATGATTTTATTCGGCATGGCGTTCTGTATTACCGCCATGATTGGCTTTCGCGGCATGGACATACTGTCGCGGGTAGCGGTTCCCGCCATGCTTATTTTTATCTTGATCAGTCTTTACACTGGGTTAGTCGATGTAGGCGGTGTGTCTGTTTTATTCGGTATTGAACCGACTCAAAGTTTAAGTTTCACTGCCGCCATTACCATTGTTATTGGGACGTTTGTTAGCGGCGCTACTCAAGCAACCAACTGGAGCCGATTTGCTAAAAGTGGCAAAATCGCAATATGGGCAACCATGGCCGCGTTCTTCATCGGTAATGGATTAATGGTATTAACCGGCGCTCTTGGCACATTAATCTATCAACAAGCTGACATTGTTGATGTCATGCTGGCGCAAGGTTTTGTCGTGTTAGCGGTGCTTATGTTGTTTCTGAATATTTGGACAACGCAGGACAATACGATTTATAACTTTGCCGTTGCGGGTTGTAACCTGCTTCGTACTGACAAACGTCGAACCATTACCGTCATTGGAGCCGCCATCGGGACAATAATGGCTGTCTTTGGAATGTATAACTTCTTAATTCCTTTTCTAATGTTACTGGGGACCTTTATTCCACCCATCGGTGGCGTGATCATGGCGGATTTCTGGCTGCGCCATAAAGGGCAATACCCATTACTGGAAAACGCTCAGTTACCAGATTTTAACTGGATTGGACTGGGGTCTTACGCTATTGCTTCCGCTGCAGCATATGCTTCTCCCGTCATGCCGCCTATCGTTGGCGTTCTGATGGCTATGGTGTCATACGGTATTTTATCTTTTCTGGTTTTTCGCAAAACAGCCAAAGCGCTAGACGCTCAGTGA
- the katG gene encoding catalase/peroxidase HPI, whose amino-acid sequence MSNEGKCPFNHGAADSSQSAGRGNTNKDWWPNQLNVNVLHQHSAKSNPMGEDFDYAEAFKRLDLNAIQQDLHTLMTDSQDWWPADYGHYGPFFIRMAWHSAGTYRTADGRGGATSGTQRFAPLNSWPDNVNLDKARRLLWPIKQKYGRKISWADLMILAGNCALESMGFKTFGFAGGRVDVWQPEEDIYWGTETKWLEESGGKNSRYSGERDLENPLAAVQMGLIYVNPEGPDGKPDPLASARDIRDTFGRMAMNDEETVALIAGGHTFGKAHGAGDAGQVGHDPEASGLAEQGFGWSNTQGTGNGTDTISSGLEGAWTKDPIKWDNGFFENLFDYEWELEKSPAGAWQWSPKGTAGSNSVPDAHDATKRHAPMMFTSDIALREDPIYAPISRRFYENPDQLADAFARAWYKLTHRDMGPVSRYLGPLVPQEELIWQDPIPAITHELVTEQDIAALKEKLANSGLSVSQLVSTAWASASTYRGSDMRGGANGARLRLAPQKDWDVNQPELLASVLSSLDAIKVEFNRGSTTQVSLADLIVLAGSVGIEKAAKAAGTVITVPFTPGRTDATQEQTDIESFDVLEPIADGFRNYQKGKYTISAEEILLDRAQLLTLSAPEMTVLVGGLRVLGANVEQSQKGVLTNQPETLSNDFFVNLLDMDTKWNSVSSDEDEFEGRDRSTGAIKWTGTRVDLVFGSNSQLRAIAEVYACSDSKDRFVKDFVQAWTKVMELDRFDLV is encoded by the coding sequence ATGTCGAATGAAGGTAAATGTCCTTTTAACCATGGCGCCGCTGATTCTAGTCAGTCTGCAGGACGTGGTAACACTAACAAAGACTGGTGGCCAAATCAGTTGAATGTAAACGTTCTTCATCAACATTCCGCTAAATCTAATCCAATGGGCGAGGATTTTGATTACGCCGAAGCGTTTAAACGTCTTGATTTAAACGCTATCCAGCAAGATCTTCATACGCTAATGACGGATTCACAAGATTGGTGGCCAGCAGATTATGGTCATTATGGACCGTTTTTTATTCGTATGGCTTGGCATAGCGCCGGTACTTATCGTACCGCCGATGGGCGTGGTGGAGCGACATCAGGAACACAACGTTTTGCACCACTAAATAGCTGGCCAGATAACGTCAATTTGGACAAAGCGCGTCGTCTGCTTTGGCCTATTAAGCAAAAATATGGCCGTAAAATATCTTGGGCCGATTTGATGATTCTTGCTGGTAATTGTGCTCTCGAATCGATGGGATTCAAAACCTTTGGTTTTGCTGGTGGTCGAGTTGATGTGTGGCAACCAGAAGAAGATATTTATTGGGGTACAGAAACGAAATGGTTAGAAGAGAGTGGCGGTAAGAATAGCCGTTACTCTGGGGAACGTGATCTAGAAAATCCACTTGCTGCCGTACAAATGGGCTTGATCTACGTTAACCCTGAAGGCCCAGATGGTAAGCCTGATCCACTCGCTTCCGCTCGTGATATTCGTGATACGTTCGGCAGAATGGCGATGAACGACGAAGAAACAGTTGCTTTGATTGCGGGTGGACACACATTCGGAAAGGCACACGGCGCAGGCGATGCCGGTCAAGTTGGCCATGATCCAGAAGCATCGGGCTTAGCTGAACAAGGTTTTGGTTGGAGTAATACGCAAGGCACGGGCAATGGCACTGATACTATTAGTAGTGGTCTTGAGGGCGCTTGGACGAAAGATCCTATCAAATGGGATAATGGCTTCTTCGAAAACCTATTTGATTATGAATGGGAGTTAGAAAAAAGTCCGGCTGGTGCTTGGCAATGGTCTCCCAAAGGAACCGCTGGGTCTAATAGCGTCCCAGATGCTCACGATGCAACGAAACGACATGCTCCCATGATGTTTACGTCCGATATTGCATTGCGTGAAGACCCTATTTATGCGCCGATATCACGACGTTTTTACGAAAATCCAGATCAGCTTGCTGATGCCTTTGCTCGTGCTTGGTACAAATTGACTCATCGTGACATGGGGCCGGTCTCTCGTTATCTAGGGCCTTTAGTTCCTCAAGAAGAACTTATTTGGCAAGATCCGATTCCCGCAATAACACATGAATTGGTGACGGAACAAGATATTGCGGCTCTTAAAGAGAAGCTTGCGAACTCTGGTTTGTCTGTCTCTCAGTTGGTATCGACGGCTTGGGCATCCGCTTCCACTTACCGTGGTTCAGATATGCGCGGTGGAGCAAATGGCGCACGTCTTCGTCTTGCGCCACAAAAAGATTGGGACGTGAATCAGCCAGAGCTACTAGCGAGTGTTTTGAGTTCACTTGACGCGATTAAGGTTGAGTTCAACCGTGGTTCTACAACGCAAGTGTCTCTTGCCGATTTGATCGTATTAGCAGGTTCTGTAGGTATTGAAAAAGCAGCGAAAGCGGCGGGTACCGTCATCACGGTTCCTTTCACGCCGGGCCGAACCGATGCGACTCAGGAACAAACAGACATAGAGTCGTTTGATGTGCTTGAGCCTATAGCGGATGGTTTCCGTAACTATCAAAAAGGTAAGTACACGATCAGCGCAGAAGAAATATTGTTGGATCGAGCGCAGCTACTTACGTTATCAGCGCCAGAGATGACGGTACTTGTTGGTGGTTTACGTGTATTAGGAGCTAATGTCGAACAGTCTCAAAAAGGTGTTTTGACGAATCAACCAGAAACATTATCGAATGATTTCTTTGTGAATTTGCTCGATATGGATACCAAGTGGAATTCTGTTTCAAGTGATGAAGACGAGTTTGAAGGCAGAGACCGGAGTACGGGAGCCATTAAATGGACAGGTACTCGCGTCGACTTGGTCTTTGGTTCGAATTCGCAGCTTCGTGCTATTGCTGAAGTGTACGCTTGTTCCGATTCAAAAGATCGCTTTGTGAAGGACTTCGTGCAAGCATGGACTAAAGTAATGGAGCTGGACCGCTTTGATCTAGTATAA